CGGCCGCCTGGCGGTGGCGCTCACCGCGGTCGAGCACCGGCACGCCGAGCTCGCGTCGCGCGTCCGCCGGGCGGTCGCGCGGTGGGATCTGTCCGCCGCGAGCGACGGCACCGCGATGTTCGGCGCCGCGCGCCGCGCCGACGGCACCCTGGAGAAGCTCCAGGAGGGCCGCTTCGGCTACGAGCAATACGCGGCGAAGGGTCTCCTCGCCTTCGGCGTGCCCGTCGGGCTCGCGCTCGACTACGGCGCCCACGCCGTCTACGCGGACGTCGACGGTGACACCGTGGCCTCCGACGACCGCGTCCCGGAGGCGCACGGGGGGACCCCGGCCCCGGTGCTCTCCGAGCCCTGGGTGCTGGACGGCCTCGAGCACGGCCTGGACGCGCTCACCCTCCCGCACGCGCGCGCCGTCCTGGCGGCCCAGCAGCGCAGGTTCGCCGCCACGGGGAAGCTCACCGCGGTCTCCGAGGACCACCTCGATCGGCCGCCGTGGTTCGCGTACTCGGCGGTGCTCGGCGGCACCGCCCGCTGGACCGCGTTCTCGGCGGACGGGCGACCGCGGCCCGACGACCTCACGTTCTCCACCAAGGCGGCGATCGGCTGGTGGGCCCTCTTCGGCGGCGACTACCCCGATCGCCTGTACGCCGCCGCGGCGGAGCTGGTCGACCCCGGGCACGGGTTCTGGGCAGGCCGGTACGACGCGACCGGGGCGGTGAACCGCGTCCGCTCGCTCAACACGAACGCGGTCGTCCTGGAGGCGCTCGCCTACCGCGCCCGCGGCCCGGCCCTCGGCACCGCGCACGGCTTCGCCGCGGCGGAGGCGAGGCGCTGAGTGACCACCCTGGCCGCGATCGCCCTGGCGCTCTCGGCGGCGTCCTCCGCGCCGGCGTCCTCCGACGCGGCGCCGCCGCCGCGGTGTGACCTGGCGGCCGGCCCTCCCACCCGCGCCCAGCGCGACGCCGCCAGCCTCGCCTGGCGCTACTTCGAGCGGAACTACCAGCCGGGCACGGGCCTCGTGAGCTCGGTCGACGGGTATCCCGCCACCACGATGTGGGACCTCGGCTCGACGGTGTTCGCGACGCTCTCCGCGCGCGCGCTCGACCTCATCCAGCCGGAGGAGTTCGAGCGCCGGATCTCGACCCTGCTCCGGACGCTCGCCACGATGCCGCTGTTCGAGGACGAGCTGCCGAACAAGTCGTACGACGCGGCGAGCGGCGCGATGACCGACTACGCGAACCGGCCCGCGCCGCGCGGCCTCGGCTTCTCGGCGCTGGACGTGGCGCGGCTGGTGTCGTCCCTGCACGCGCTCACGTGCCTCCACCCCGAGCACCTGGCCGAGGTCGAGCGCGTCCTGAGGCGCTGGCGGACCTGCAACCTGGTCGGCGACGGCCAGCTGTACGGCGCGTCTCGCGACGCCAGCGGAGCGGTCGAGCACCACCAGGAGGGCCGGCTCGGCTACGAGCAGTACGGGGCGCGGTCGCTGGCGCTGCTGGGGTTCTCCCTCGACGACATCCAGCGGTTCGACCACCTCGCGGTGGAGGAGCCCGTCGAGGGGATCCCCATCGCTCGCGACCGCCGCGATCCCGCCAGGTTCGGAGCCCGCACCCCGGTCCTCGTCGAGCCGTGGGCGCTCCACGCCATCGAGTTCGGCCTCGCGGGCGTGGGCGCGACGCAGCTGCGGCGGATCTACGACGTCCAGCGACGCAGGTGGGAGCTGACCGGCATCCCGACGGCGGTGAGCGAGGACCACGTCGACACCGCGCCGTGGTTCGTCTACGACGCGATCGTCGAGGGCGGCGTCGCCTGGCGCACGATCACGCCGGAGGGCCAGGAGGTCCCCGCCCTGCGCAGCCTCTCGACGAAGGGGGCCTTCCTCCTCGCGACGCTCTACCCGGACGACCCCTACTCGCGCGTCCTCCTCGACGCCATCGCGGACGCGCGCGACCCCGAGCGCGGGTGGTACGCGGGCGTCTACGAGCGCGGCGGGCTGAACCGCTCCCTGAACGCGAACACGAACGGCGTCATCCTCGAGGCGGTCCTCTACCAGCTGCTGGGACCGCTACACGGTACGTGCGCGTCCTGCGGCGTGCGCTGGCCGCCGGGGCTCGCCGCCGGGGACTCGTCGGGGCGATGCGTCTCCGCGGTGGGGCGCGCCGCGACGGGGGCTCCGCCGGTCGCCAGCACGGTCGAGGGCGGCGGCCTCGTGACGAAGCACGAGCTGCAGCCCTCGTCGAGCCTCCACCTCGGCGGCTCGCTGTTCAGCTCTTACCGGCAGGTCGACGGGCCCGCCGCGGGCGCGGTCGCGCAGTGGACGCCGTTCTCGTACTTCTTCCTGCGGCTGGGCGGCGCGGTCACGCCGCTCTGGCAGGGGGGCGCCACCCGGGCGCTGTGGGGCTTCGGCTACGACGACTGGCACGACAACACCTTCTCGATCCAGGTGAACAACTGGGGGCCGATCCAGCCGTACGCGTCGGACGTCGGGCCTCGCGGCGCCCAGCTCGACCTCTCGTACAAGGTGCCGCGCCTCTGCGCGGGCCCGGTCTGCCTCTCCACCATGGCGTTCGCGACCGTCCCGTACGTGGGAGGTCCCTACGTGGGGGCGCGTGGCTACCTCAGGTTCTGGGAGCGGTGGTTCGTCTTCGGCGGCATGGGCTGGGTGATCCCGAACGTCTTTCCGGGACCTGCCGGCACGCCGCGCTGGCGCCCGATGTTCGGCGTCGGGGAGTGGGATTGGCGACCGGGGTCGATCTTCTTCCAGTACTACAACTGGGGACCCGACCGCTCGTGGCGCAACGGAGTCTTCAGCGTGGGGATGAACTGGTCCTACTGAGGAGGTGGGCGTGGAGGCGAGAGAGCACCAGGCCGCCGGGGCGCGCCGGCGAGGCGCGGGCGCGGCGCGGCGCGCGCGGGGCGCGACCGCCGCGCGCGCCGCCGCCCTGCTGGCGCTGATCGCCGGCGCCTGTGGCTGGGAGCCGCCCGGAAGCTCCAGCCCACCGGCGTCGAGCCTGGGCAGCACACCCGCCGCGCCGCCTGCGAGCGGCCCACCCGCGTCGCCGCCGCCGTCGAGCGACGGGGGCCCGCCCGCGACGAGCGACGGGCTCCAGCCCACCGGCTATCGGCTCGCGTGGCGCGAGGAGTTCGACGGCTCGGCCCTCGACGGCTCGCGCTGGTCGGCGTCGTCCGACCCGCGGCGCGACGCGGTGAACACCCCCGACGCCGCCGCGGTGGCGAACGGCGCCCTCACCCTCACGACGTACACCCAGGACGGCGTCCACCGGACGGGGTTCCTCTCGACGGAGGGGAAGTTCGACTTCACCTACGGCTACGTGGAGGCCAGGATCCGCCTCCACGGCGCGCCGGGCACGTGGTGCGCGTTCTGGCTCAATTCGCCGACCAACGGCACGCCGCTGAACGACCCGTCCGCCGCCGGCACGGAGATCGACCTGCTGGAGAACCGGGTCGTCGATCAGTACGGGAACGACGTCAGCGACATCGACGCCATGAACGTGAACTGGAACGGCTACGGCGTCGAGCACCAGGACCGCCAGCGGACCGTCCAGGGCTCACCGTCGCTGCAGGGCAACTGGCACGACTACGGGGTCCTGTGGACGCCCACGGGATATACGTTCTACCTGGACGGCAGTCCGATCTGGACGCCGGCCGCCGATGTCCCGGTCTCGCGCCGCAGCGAGACGCTGTACCTCACGTGCGAGGTCCACGACCACGACTGGGCCGGGAACATCCCGGCGGGTGGCTACGGGACCCGTGACGCGAGCGCGAACCGGATGGAGGTGGACTGGGTGAGGGTGTGGCAGCCCGCGCCCTGAAGCCGAGCGCTCCTCACAGCTCCAGGCCCAGGCGCCCGGCGACCCCGAACGTCGGGCCCCTGCCCGCGCGGTAGATGGTGGCGCCGACCGCGGGCGCGGGCGCCGGCACCGCGACCTCCTCCGCCGAGAGGTTCCACCGCGAGAAGCCCCAGACCCCGAGGACCCACCGCACCGAGCCGGCGAGGGGGAGCCGGACGGAGAGGCCCGGCCGGGCGCCCACGAAGCCGACCGTCATCCGCTCGCCGGAGCCGCCCACCGTGCCGTAGCGGTGGCCGCCCCACTCGGCCAGGAGCTCGAAGCGCAGCACGGAGACGTCGAAGGCGAGCCCGGCGAGCGGCGCCAGCGTCGAGACCTTCGTCCTCGGCGACGAGAAGGAGGTGTCGAACGAGAGGCCCACCTCGAGGAACGAGGCCTTCGCGATGACCGACGCTCCCGCGAGGCCGAAGTCGCCGCTGAGGCGGTCCTGCTCGGTGGGGGTCACGGAGGCCGTGCCGCCCGCGAGCTGGAGCGGATCCGTACGCTGGGCGCCGCCAAAGCCCTCCAGCGTCAGCGAGACCGGCCCGAGCGCGTCCGCCGCCGACGGGGCGGCGAGCAACGCCACGAGGAGCAGCGCAGGGTTCCCGGGGCGGATCACGTCGTTGCCTTCGAGAACGTTTGCCAGTCCCCGCCCGGAAGCGTAGCGACCTAGGAGGGTGCTCGTCCCGCGATGGGGCGCGAGAGCACCTGCGCCACCCCTCCCAGCGCCAGGTTGCCGTAGTCGACGACGAGCACGCGCCGTGCGCGCGCACCGGCCCTGCGAGGGGTGACGTCACCGCGGGGCAAGGCACAACTTGGTCCGCGTGGGCGCGGATGCGCGGCGCGGGCGGGGCGGGGCGAGCGGCGACCGGAGGCCGGAGCACGCGCGGAGAGGACTGCGGTGCGCGTCGGCCGCGGCGCTCGCGCTGCTGTGGGCGGCGCCGGCGCCGGCCCAGCCGAGCGCCTGTCCGGGCCCTACCCTCACCACCAGTGCTCCACCCCCGTCGGCGCGGCCTTGGATGGACGCCTCGCTCGCTCCGGACGCGCGGGCGGACCTCCTCCTCTCGGCGATGACGCTGGAGGAGAAGGTCGACCTGGCGACCGGGGAGTCGTGTCTCCTGTACGGCTTCTACAACGCCCCCATCGCACGGCTCGCCATCCCCGCCCTGACGATGACCGACGGCCCGGCCGGCATCCGCATCCCCTACCGGCGCGTGAACGACGGGCGCGCGACGCTGCTTCCGGCGCCCATCGCGCTCGCGGCGACGTGGGATCCGGACCTCGCCGCGGTGCAGGGGGACGTGCTCGGGAGCGAGGCGTTCTCGACCGGACACAACGTCCTCCTCGGGCCGACGCTCGACCTGGCGCGCCTGCCGCTCGCCGGGCGGAACTTCGAGACCTTCGGCGAGGATCCGCTGCTGGCGAGCCGGATGGCGGTCGCGGTGATCCAGGGCATCCAGCGACATCCGGTACTCGCCACCGCGAAGCACTACTCGACCTACACGCAGGAGAGGGATCGCTTCACGGTCGACGAGCGCGTCGACGAGCGATGGCTGCACGAGCTCTACCTCCGGCCGTTCGAGTCCGCGGTCCGCGACGGGCACGTCGCGGCCGTGATGTGCGGCTTCAACCGCGTCAACGGGGTCTTCGCCTGCGAGGACCGCGCCCTGCTCAGGGACGTCCTCGACGGCGAGCTCGGCTTCGACGGGTACGTCATGAGCGACTGGGGCGGCACCCACACGACCCTCGGCGCGGCCGCGGCCGGGCTCGACCAGGAGCTCGCGTTCGGCAAGTACTTCGGGTGGGCGCTGTTCGACGCCGTGCAGGGCGGCGCGGTGGCGGCGCCGATGGTGGACGCCAAGGCGCGGCGCATCGTGAGGTCGATGCTCGGGCACGGGCTGTTCGATCAGCCCGTCCAGGAGGGGCCGCTGCCGGACGCCGAGCACGGGCAGCGCTCGCGCGAGATCGGGGAGCAGGGGATCGTGCTCCTCCAGAACGCCGGGGGCCTCCTGCCCCTCGACGCCTCCGCTGTCCATTCCATCGCCGTCATCGGCGCCGACGCCGCGAACGCGAGCACCGAAGGCGGCGGGGCCGCGCGCGTGGAGCCCACCTACGCCGTGACCCCGCTCGACGGCGTCCGGGAGCGCGCGGGAGGCGGCGTCCGCGTCGACTACGCTGCCGGCACGGACCCCATCACCGCGGCACACCTCCTCCCCGGGCTGCCGCCCGTCCCGTCCTCGGTGCTGTCGCCCCCCGGCGCCAGCGCGCATGGGCTCGAGGCGGAGTACTGGTCGAACACGCGCTTCGATGGCGACCCGGACATCCGGCGCGTGGACGGCCAGGTCGCGGTGTCGCTCGGGTTCTTCAGCTACCAGAGCGTCAACGCCTCGTCGGTGCCGCAGTCGCTCGTCCAGTACACGCTGTCCAGGTTCTCCGCGCGCTGGACGGGGACGCTGACCGCGCCCGCCACCGGTCCGTTCCAGTTCTCCCTGACCACCCGGGGACGAGGCTGGCTCTGGATCGACGGCAGCCTCGTGATCGACGACTCGGTCTCGCACGATCTCGGCTCGAAGACGGCGACGGTCCAGCTCGTCGCAGGTGAACGGCACGCAATCCGCATCGACTACGCAGCGGACGCGGACGCCATCGGCACCAAGACCGACGTCGGGGGCGACGTGATGCTCGGCTGGGAGGTCCCGGCGGGCACCGTGTTCCCATCGGTCCGGGAGGCCGCGCGCCTCGCCGCCGCGGACGACCTCGCGATCGTGGTGGTGCGCGATTACGGCACCGAGGAGCGCGACCGTCCGAGCCTGGCGCTGCCGGGCGATCAGGACCAGCTCGTGCGCGAGGTGGCCGCGGCGAACCCGCGCACGATCGTGGTCCTCATGACGGGACAGCCGGTGGACATGCCGTGGCTGGGGAGCGTCGCCGCCGTCGTCGAGGCCTGGTATCCCGGCCAGGAACAGGGCCGCGCCATCGCCCGCGTGCTCTTCGGGGACGTGAACCCTTCGGGCAAGCTCCCCATCACCTTTCCGCGCACCCTGGCCGACACCCCGGCCGCCTCGCAAGGGGTCGCGTCGGACGCCGTCGGCCCCGTGCTGACCTTCTCGGAAGGTGGGCTCCTCGGCTACCGCTGGTACGACGCCAGGGGCCTCGGCCCGCTCTTCCCCTTCGGGCACGGGCTCTCGTACACCTCGTTCCGTTACGACGGGGCGGAGCTGACGTCGCCGGCGTCCCCCGCCGACGCGTGGCGCGTCGGGTTCACGATCACGAACGCAGGCCCGCGCGACGGGACCGAGGTGGCGCAGGTGTACGCGGAGGCGTGCGGCGGCGACCCGGAGGCGGCCCCGAAGCAGCTCGCCGGCTTCGCGAAGGTCTCACTCCGAGCAGGCGAGTCGAGGCGCGTCTCGGTCGACGTCGACCCGCGCTCCAGGTCGTCCTGGAGCGCGACGGCTCACGCCTGGCAGCCGGCATCGTGCACCCCCACGGTGTACGTCGGGAGCTCCTCGCGCGACCTGCGGCTCACGGCCGGAGCGGCTGCGAGCTCCGGCGGGGCGCCCGGCCAGGCGCCACCCACCGGGACGTCGCCCACCGGGACGTCGCCCGGCGGCGGAGGCCCCGCCGGTGGATCGCGGGGCGGCTGCGGACAGAGCGGCGACGGCGGGCTCGGCGTGGGGCTCGCGCTCTGGGCCCTCTTCAGCCGCAGGCGGAGGCGCTGAAGCAGCGATCGCGCGGCGCGCGCCCCGGCGCCACCGTTCGCCGGGCCTAGCGCCGGCCGACCCTCCCCGGCCGAGCGGAGCACGCGGCGAAGTGACTAAAGTCATGGGAGGAGGTACGCATGCCCCATCGTTCCTGGAGCCCCGCAGCCAGCCGCGACGCGGCGCCCGAGCAGCGTCCGCCCGCGCCCGCCTCCGTCCACCCGGACGGGAGCGTCGATCGCGAGCTCTGGGCGCCCAGCGAGGGGCCGTGCCGGCACGAGGTGGGCGGCGCGGGCGGCGAGCCCGAGGGCCGGAGCCTGCCGATCAGGAAGGTGTGCTGGGATTGAGGCGGGCGACCGCGTAGCTCGCGCTGCTCACCGCGAAGGGAGGCCAGGTGGCGCACGAACCCGCAGCACCCGAGCTGCTCGCGCCGCTCGACGGGCTGCTCCCCGACCTGGAGCGGCTCTACACCGATCTCCACGCGCACCCCGAGCTCTCGATGCAGGAGACCCGGACCGCGGCGCTGGCGGCGGAGCGGCTGCGGGCGGCCGGCTACGAGGTGACGGCGGGCGTCGGGAAGACCGGCGTGGTGGGCGTGCTGCGCAACGGCGACGGTCCCACCGTCATGCTGCGCGCCGACATGGACGCGCTGCCGGTGAAGGAGCTGACGGGCCTGCCCTACGCCAGCGCGGCCACGTCCACCGACCGCGAAGGCAAGGTCGTGCCGGTGATGCACGCCTGCGGCCACGACCTCCACGTCACCTGGCTGGCGGGCGCGGCGGCGCTGTTCGGACGCACCCGCGGCGGGTGGCGGGGGACGCTGCTCGCCGTCTTCCAGCCGGCGGAGGAGATGGCCGCCGGGGCCCAGGCGATGATCGACGACGGGCTCTTCACCCGGTTCCCGAAGCCCGACGTCGTGCTCGGGCAGCACGTCATGGTCGGCGCCGCGGGCGTCCTCGGCTGGCGCGCCGGCGTCATGACCTCCGCCGGCGACAGCCTGCAGCTCCGGCTCTTCGGCCGGGGCGCGCACGGGTCGATGCCTCAGGCGAGCATCGACCCGGTCGTCATGGCGGCGGCGACGGTGCTCCGCCTGCAGACCATCGTCTCCCGCGAGGTGGCGGCGACGGAGGCCGCCGTGGTGACCGTCGGCGCGCTGCAGGCGGGCACGAAGGAGAACGTCATCCCCGACGAGGCCCTCATCAAGCTCAACGTCCGCACCTTCGACGAGGGGGTCCGCGCCCGCGTGCTCGCAGCCATCGAGCGGATCGCGAAGGCGGAGGCCGCGGCGTCCGGCGCCCCCAGGCCGCCGGAGATCACGCCGCTCGACCGCTACGGCTCCGTCCGGAACGACCCGGAGGCGACCCACCGCGTGGTCGCCGCCTTCCAGCGGCGCTTTCCCCCCGAGCGCGTGCGCGAGGTGGAGCCGACGTCGGCGAGCGAGGACTTCGGGTGCTTCGGCGCCGGGTGGCACGTGCCGTCGGTGTTCTGGTTCGTGGGCGGGACCGATCCCGAGACGTACCGGAAGGCGCGGGAGGCCGGCCGCCTGGGCGAGCTCCCCACCAACCACAACCCGCGCTTCGCGCCGGTGCTGCACCCCACCCTCCGCGCCGGGGTGGAGGCGGCCGTCGCCGCCGCGCAGGCGTGGCTCTCGCCGTGACCGTCACCCGCTTCGCCGTCGACCTGGGCGTGCTGCCCGTGGCGCTCGACCTCGGCGGCACGTTCGTGTTCGCGCTCAGCGGCGCGGCGGCAGCCGTGAAGCACCGGCTCGACGTCTTCGGCGCCCTGGTGCTGTCCCTGGTGGCCGCCAGCTCGGGCGGGATCGTGCGCGACGTGCTCATCGGCGCCGTGCCCCCCGCGGCCCTCGACGACTGGCGGTACGTCGCGATCTCGCTCCTCGCCGGCCTGGTCGTGCTCCTGCGGCACTCCGCGGTGGAGCGCCTCCGGAACCCGGTGCAGCTCTTCGACGCCGCCGGCCTGGCGCTCTTCGCGGTCGCCGGCGCACACAAGGCGCTCGTCTTCCACCTCGGCCCCCTCTCGGCCGCGCTGCTCGGCATGGTGAGCGGGATCGGCGGCGGCATCGTGCGCGACCTGCTGGTGACGGAGGTCCCCGCCGTGCTCCACGCCGAGATCTACGCCGTCGCCGCCCTCGCCGGCGCGACGGTGGTGGTCGTCGGGAGCCGCCTCGGGATCCCCTCCCCGGTGGCCACGACGGTGGGCGCGCTCCTCTGCTTCGGGCTCCGCTTCCTGGCGCTCCGGCGCCGCTGGCGCCTGCCCATCGCCGGCGAGGCCGCGCTCCCCGCCGGCGAAGCGAAGCGGCGACGAGGAGCGTGACGGGTCACGCGCCGGCGCGCTCCCGCCGCTACTCGCCGGCGCCGCCTCAGGCCTGCGGCGCCTCCGCAGGCGGCGCCTCGGTGAAGAGCCGCTCCAGCTGCTCGGGATCGGCCGGCTTGACGAGGTGGCGCTGGAATCCGCTCTCCCGGGCGCGGCGCAGGTCGTCGGGCTGGGC
The genomic region above belongs to Anaeromyxobacter diazotrophicus and contains:
- a CDS encoding DUF3131 domain-containing protein, yielding MTFLRGLLAARSHLAVLAGIVAALVTIRLATRVVRLGTPAHYPSAAAWERQFPLRPPRPPTSAELAQAREAWSYFTHNTDARTGLTSTVEGYPSTTLWDLGSQLLATLAAEDLRLISPEDSARRLSSALVSLSALELVGGLLPNKAYHTQTLQMVSYDNVPVSGGVGWSALDLGRLAVALTAVEHRHAELASRVRRAVARWDLSAASDGTAMFGAARRADGTLEKLQEGRFGYEQYAAKGLLAFGVPVGLALDYGAHAVYADVDGDTVASDDRVPEAHGGTPAPVLSEPWVLDGLEHGLDALTLPHARAVLAAQQRRFAATGKLTAVSEDHLDRPPWFAYSAVLGGTARWTAFSADGRPRPDDLTFSTKAAIGWWALFGGDYPDRLYAAAAELVDPGHGFWAGRYDATGAVNRVRSLNTNAVVLEALAYRARGPALGTAHGFAAAEARR
- a CDS encoding DUF3131 domain-containing protein is translated as MTTLAAIALALSAASSAPASSDAAPPPRCDLAAGPPTRAQRDAASLAWRYFERNYQPGTGLVSSVDGYPATTMWDLGSTVFATLSARALDLIQPEEFERRISTLLRTLATMPLFEDELPNKSYDAASGAMTDYANRPAPRGLGFSALDVARLVSSLHALTCLHPEHLAEVERVLRRWRTCNLVGDGQLYGASRDASGAVEHHQEGRLGYEQYGARSLALLGFSLDDIQRFDHLAVEEPVEGIPIARDRRDPARFGARTPVLVEPWALHAIEFGLAGVGATQLRRIYDVQRRRWELTGIPTAVSEDHVDTAPWFVYDAIVEGGVAWRTITPEGQEVPALRSLSTKGAFLLATLYPDDPYSRVLLDAIADARDPERGWYAGVYERGGLNRSLNANTNGVILEAVLYQLLGPLHGTCASCGVRWPPGLAAGDSSGRCVSAVGRAATGAPPVASTVEGGGLVTKHELQPSSSLHLGGSLFSSYRQVDGPAAGAVAQWTPFSYFFLRLGGAVTPLWQGGATRALWGFGYDDWHDNTFSIQVNNWGPIQPYASDVGPRGAQLDLSYKVPRLCAGPVCLSTMAFATVPYVGGPYVGARGYLRFWERWFVFGGMGWVIPNVFPGPAGTPRWRPMFGVGEWDWRPGSIFFQYYNWGPDRSWRNGVFSVGMNWSY
- a CDS encoding glycoside hydrolase family 16 protein, which produces MEAREHQAAGARRRGAGAARRARGATAARAAALLALIAGACGWEPPGSSSPPASSLGSTPAAPPASGPPASPPPSSDGGPPATSDGLQPTGYRLAWREEFDGSALDGSRWSASSDPRRDAVNTPDAAAVANGALTLTTYTQDGVHRTGFLSTEGKFDFTYGYVEARIRLHGAPGTWCAFWLNSPTNGTPLNDPSAAGTEIDLLENRVVDQYGNDVSDIDAMNVNWNGYGVEHQDRQRTVQGSPSLQGNWHDYGVLWTPTGYTFYLDGSPIWTPAADVPVSRRSETLYLTCEVHDHDWAGNIPAGGYGTRDASANRMEVDWVRVWQPAP
- a CDS encoding beta-glucosidase H translates to MDASLAPDARADLLLSAMTLEEKVDLATGESCLLYGFYNAPIARLAIPALTMTDGPAGIRIPYRRVNDGRATLLPAPIALAATWDPDLAAVQGDVLGSEAFSTGHNVLLGPTLDLARLPLAGRNFETFGEDPLLASRMAVAVIQGIQRHPVLATAKHYSTYTQERDRFTVDERVDERWLHELYLRPFESAVRDGHVAAVMCGFNRVNGVFACEDRALLRDVLDGELGFDGYVMSDWGGTHTTLGAAAAGLDQELAFGKYFGWALFDAVQGGAVAAPMVDAKARRIVRSMLGHGLFDQPVQEGPLPDAEHGQRSREIGEQGIVLLQNAGGLLPLDASAVHSIAVIGADAANASTEGGGAARVEPTYAVTPLDGVRERAGGGVRVDYAAGTDPITAAHLLPGLPPVPSSVLSPPGASAHGLEAEYWSNTRFDGDPDIRRVDGQVAVSLGFFSYQSVNASSVPQSLVQYTLSRFSARWTGTLTAPATGPFQFSLTTRGRGWLWIDGSLVIDDSVSHDLGSKTATVQLVAGERHAIRIDYAADADAIGTKTDVGGDVMLGWEVPAGTVFPSVREAARLAAADDLAIVVVRDYGTEERDRPSLALPGDQDQLVREVAAANPRTIVVLMTGQPVDMPWLGSVAAVVEAWYPGQEQGRAIARVLFGDVNPSGKLPITFPRTLADTPAASQGVASDAVGPVLTFSEGGLLGYRWYDARGLGPLFPFGHGLSYTSFRYDGAELTSPASPADAWRVGFTITNAGPRDGTEVAQVYAEACGGDPEAAPKQLAGFAKVSLRAGESRRVSVDVDPRSRSSWSATAHAWQPASCTPTVYVGSSSRDLRLTAGAAASSGGAPGQAPPTGTSPTGTSPGGGGPAGGSRGGCGQSGDGGLGVGLALWALFSRRRRR
- a CDS encoding amidohydrolase, encoding MAHEPAAPELLAPLDGLLPDLERLYTDLHAHPELSMQETRTAALAAERLRAAGYEVTAGVGKTGVVGVLRNGDGPTVMLRADMDALPVKELTGLPYASAATSTDREGKVVPVMHACGHDLHVTWLAGAAALFGRTRGGWRGTLLAVFQPAEEMAAGAQAMIDDGLFTRFPKPDVVLGQHVMVGAAGVLGWRAGVMTSAGDSLQLRLFGRGAHGSMPQASIDPVVMAAATVLRLQTIVSREVAATEAAVVTVGALQAGTKENVIPDEALIKLNVRTFDEGVRARVLAAIERIAKAEAAASGAPRPPEITPLDRYGSVRNDPEATHRVVAAFQRRFPPERVREVEPTSASEDFGCFGAGWHVPSVFWFVGGTDPETYRKAREAGRLGELPTNHNPRFAPVLHPTLRAGVEAAVAAAQAWLSP
- a CDS encoding trimeric intracellular cation channel family protein is translated as MTVTRFAVDLGVLPVALDLGGTFVFALSGAAAAVKHRLDVFGALVLSLVAASSGGIVRDVLIGAVPPAALDDWRYVAISLLAGLVVLLRHSAVERLRNPVQLFDAAGLALFAVAGAHKALVFHLGPLSAALLGMVSGIGGGIVRDLLVTEVPAVLHAEIYAVAALAGATVVVVGSRLGIPSPVATTVGALLCFGLRFLALRRRWRLPIAGEAALPAGEAKRRRGA